Genomic segment of Pelmatolapia mariae isolate MD_Pm_ZW linkage group LG6, Pm_UMD_F_2, whole genome shotgun sequence:
tGGTACGAAACGGGGATACAGTGCTGCtgggaagagaaagaaagaactcGTGGCCCTCGCTTGGGCGTTTTCACTACAAAAAGCCCCTATAGTTTTAACAAAACAGCAGGAGCGGGAGGCTATGCTACCTTGGATATAAGTCTCTGCTCGAGATCGAGACTGACAGTTGTCAGATGACAATTCCAGATCCCTTAGAGCTGAGAGAAGGTTGGTACAATGAATCGACAGCTGCAAATAAACTTTCACTTTCAAAGCCTCATATCCGGAGCCATCAGCCTCTGTGGTGCCCGGAGACGCTCGTGCGGGGTTTGGCCACTGACGTCTGGCAACCCTGGCACAGCACTTCCCCGTAGGCCTATATCCATGGATGTATTAAAAGAACCAAGCCTTTATCTGACGGAGAAGTATAATTCAGCCTTTACATCGTGGGTAGTGGTGTACTCTGACCCGGCCGCGCCGTGCATGCGTACTGACAATGCTGATTTAGCTTATTTGTGATGTTACAATGCAAAAACCACAGTTCCTGATTTGATCTGTTATATAAAGATAAAGCAAAATGCACAaatctttaattatatttaagAGAGTATCAACATGTATGAAGTAAACTGCCCTCAAGTCTGTTTGTCATTCTGTaattacacatatacacacaaacttGGAAGATGATGTTTGATGATAATAAACCCTTTGAGTAAACATTGCATCAAACTTGCAAACTTCTTACAATGTCAATATAGGAAGCCCAATAAGGTACTGGGTCTGATTAATCCAGACCTATTCCAATAGATCAATCAGGCAATTTGCAATACAAATGCTTGATGGTGTCTCTACACATTTTCAATGACTTTTTAGTAGAAGTCCTTTTCATCTCAATCCTTATTAATTAATGTAGGATAAACATTTTagcttttctgtttctcattaGATCATTCTGCCAGAAGTCTTTGAGCCAAGAATGCATTCTGAAACATGGCCCATAATGAGTAGTTTGGTCAGGTCAAACTCTCTCTATATAGatagagagagatagatagatatagatatagatatagatatagatatagatatagatatagatatagatatagatatatatagatatatatatagatatatatatagatatatatagatagatatagatatatatatatatatatatatatatatatatatatatatatatatatatatatatatatatatatatatatatatatatatatatatatatatatatatatagagagagagagagaattagtctgtttttaaaataacaatgtTTTATATCTCAAATCTGATGGAAAAAATTGATTATTAGGATGATGCAGTATATCATATTCATAAGTTTAAAATGTGTCTTAAACTTAAAACAAAATCTGCTTTTTATTCTGAATTATGCGTTTGTTTTAAATTCACTTTATGCTTGTTTATATTTAGTGGTCTTTGTGAATATAATTTGTGATGTGTGGGATCgctactttttaaattataacTTAATGAATCATCGGTTGTTGTCTAATGCTGTGGTTTCTTTGTATTTGTAGAATGCCGTTGTGTGTGGCATAAGATCTGCCTCCAGACATCTTCAGAAGACTGGGATATGTCCGACGTAAGTGTACAGTGAAATTCAACCTGGAAAGACTCAGATATGGAGAAAGAATTAGACATGCTTTATTGAACATTAAATATTTGGCGGTCAGACCCCAGCGGGAAAACTGTTGATAAAAGCATTGCTGATTGAAGTAGGAGGTGTTCCCCCGGGGTCTGGACACTGGTGGTGGTATGGAGGCAGGGGGCAAGCATGGGGTTGCAGGGGTGGTGGAGGGATGCAAAAACGCTGAGAGGCCGAGCTATGGGTGAAAGAGCTTAAATGCCCGGATGCTGAATGGAGGCGTAGGTGCGAGGGAGCTCCGGATTGGCTGCGCCGGAGTGAGCAGCTGAAGGGAGTTGAGGTGATGATAATGATGGAGACGATGTGCAGGTGTGTCTCCCAGGTTGAATTTACGCAGGCTTCATTATAATATAGTTAATATTGACGTAGATGCAGTTCGTGAAGATTGCCACATGTTGCTTgctcttcctttttctttcatcacaaaATTATAAGGATAATCCGTTTTGTAAGTGTTGTCTCAGAGAATTGAAAGCAGAGAGATTTTGGACTGGATAGAGTGTAGAAGTTACGTGAGAGAGgccagaaataaacacattgtAAAAATATTACTTAGATTGTATTATAATcctttgtgtaaaaaaaaaaaaaaaaaaaaaaacaaacaaaaaaaacagtttcataCAATCTGGTCTCAAAAGTTTTACAAATTTTGATCTGTGGGGGTCATTGTGGGAGGGGCTCTGGGACCAGGTTAGGGCTGGTgtcttagtttttttgttttgtttgtttttttttgttaatgtcattgttcaaaaaatataaattggATATTAGAAATGGGACAAATATCAAAAAAGTACTGAATCGATCACAGATTGCAAATTGATCAAGCAGAATCAAAATACTTGCACAAAATACATATCTGCtgcacattttcttctttaaatcagGAGGTATTTCTTAGTACTTTTAAGACATCTAGAGACTTTGGTTTACGTCCCGAGCTCTGTGACGTGAACAATTTAGCATTTATCCTTcccatgtttatttctgttatttaatcTATGCTGCATTTACGAACAGGGTGATGTCTCATCTGATGAAGAATACATCCCAAATTCTGCATCAGATTCAGAAAGCTCAGGAACAGAGTTGTCTATTGAGTTACCTGGACCATCAAAAAACTCCCATGCTGCTAGCATGCCTGATTTATGCGTTACTTTTGCTGAAAAAGAACAGACCATGGATGTTAAGAACAACTTtgagcacattttgaatgaTCTTGAAACTACTGATGATCTTCATCCCGACCAAGAACCAGACAGCTCAGAGTCATGccagcagaaaacaaaagatgCATGTAGCGAAAAGAGTACTGTGGATATTAGCCAAAATGAATCCCCAACCAAGTCAAcaaaattaatcaaaagcacagtcaatttttgttttgtgtgtggaaAACCTCAAACAAAATTTGCACGTCATCTGGAGACGcatgtaaatgaaaatgctgaAGTCGCCCAGGTGCTTCAGTTACCCAAATCATCAAAGGACAGAAAAGTTCATCTTGAAAGGTTACGAAACCTTGGTAACTTCAAGCACAACTCTGCTGTTAAAACCACAGGATCAGGTTGTCTTAAAGTGAAAAGGATCTCaaaaaagagcagcagcagcgctgAGACATACGAGTACTGCTTATACTGTAAGGGTATGATATCCAGAAAAGAAGTTTCTCGGCATATGAAAAGATGTGCTTTAAGACCAGAGAATAATGCTGAAGAGAAGCTGAAAGATAGAGTCTTTGGTATAGCATCTACTCAATCCACAATGTCTCAGCCAATTTCAAGTGAACTCTACTCAGTACTGGGCAAGATGCACAAGGATGATGTGTCTAGTGCAATAAGGAATGATCATTATATTATGCAGTTGGCTCAGTCTCTTTTTAATAAGCATGGAAGTGACAGATCAAAGCATGAGTATATAAGACAGAAAGTAAGGGAACTTGGGAGATTACTTGTGACTTTGCGTCACACAACAAGAATCCATAATATGGAAGAGGCAATAAAACCAGCCAACTTCTTTATTCTTACTAATGCTGTCAAGAGAGTTTCAGGTTTTGATACTGAAACCAGCACATTCAAAGCCCCAAGTTTGGCCCTGAAGCTTGGACATTCTCTCAGAAAAATAAGTGATATTATCATGTGTCGTGCTCTCATGGAAGAGGATCAAGAGGCGATCGATTCAATCAGGAGGTTTCACACACTTCATGAAACAAAGTGGTCTGAATTCGTTTCCCATTCAGCCTTATCAAACCTGAGTGAGGCAAAATACAACAAGGTCGACAGCCTTCCACTGACCAGAGATGTTCAGAAGCTGCAGTTATATCTTGGTCAGCAAGTGGAATCAGCTAGGGAGAAACTAGGTGATAACCCAACAGCAGGAACTTACGCAGCACTAGCAAAGGTGATCCTTTGTCAAGTGATTTTGTTCAATAGGAGGAGGGAAGGTGAAGTAGCACGTATGACTGTCAAAAATTTTGAAGATCGTGACATGTCCAAACTAAACGATGACATCAGCTCTGGGCTTACAGAAGTTGAGAAAAGGCTTTGCCAACAGTTTGCCAGAGTGGaactgaaggggaaaaaaggacgAAAGGTGGCTGTGATCCTGACTTCTGATATGACCGATAACCTGTCACTCCTCGTTAGTAAGAGGAAAGAGTGCGGGGTATCTGAAAACAATATGTACCTTTTCGCCATTCCTTGTAGTGATGGTCACTACAGAGGGCAGTTTGGTCAGTTTGCAGATGCTTGCGGAGCTGAACATCCTCAGAACCTCAGATCAACTAACCTTCGCAAACAGATTGCCACGATAAGCCAAGTCATGAACTTGAAAGATAATGAACTAGACCAGCTGGCCGATTTCCTCGGCCATGACATCAGGGTCCATAGAGAATACTATCGACTGCCCCAATCAACAATTCAGCTGGCTAAGATCTCCAAGTTGCTCATGGCCATGGAGAAGGGAAGTGTGAAGGACATTCAAGGAAAAACTCTGGATGAAATTGGTGGTATGCATGGTTTATATGTTGTTAAATCGGCTTGGTGTTTGTGAATATGGTTGGTCTAATaacattttttcaattttatagaTGACATAGATGGGATGGCTACTGGATCACAGCAACTCCCTGATGCTTCCACATTGCGAGGTACTGAAATTATTGTATTCTGTGTTATAGACTTTGCAGTTGTattgataaaatatttaaaatttaaatttttatatatttagatAATGTTATTGCAGTTCTGTTTGTACTTTGCTGTGTAGTTAATACCATTTACAGTGAGGAAAGTAAGTATTTGCTATTTTGCAAGTTCTCCCACTTAGAAATCATGGAGGGATCTGAAATTTTCAGCATTGGTACATGtccactgtgagagacagaatctaAAAGAAAATTCCGGAAATCACAATGtatgattttattaaaatatttttgtatattactgcttaaaataagtatttgaacaCTTGCTTATCATGCAGATTTCTGACCCTCAAAGACCTGTTATTCTGCTTTTAAACAGTCCAACTACACTCTGCTCATGATTCTAATTTAGCAGCACCTGTTTGATGCCGTTAGCTTTCATAAAGACACATGCGCACCCCACAATCTGTCAAAAGTGTTGCAGCAACATGAGTAAAACCAAAGAGCTGTCCAACGACACAAGAGACAAAACTTTAGACCTTCACAGTGCGCGTGCACGCATGTGCGTGTGCGCGATGGAGCGTGTGCAGGTGACTGTGCGTACCCTCTGCAAGACTCCTGCAGGCGCCCCTGAATGGAAGAGGCTAATGTCTTCCTCGGACTGGAGCCCCACGTAAGATCTCAGCTCGTGGGGTGTCAGTGATGCTAAGAAAGGTGAAGAATCAGCCCAGAACTACACGGGACGAGCTGGTCAATGACCTGAAGAGAGCTGGGACCACCGTTGGCAAGGCTACTATCAGTAATACACTGAGACGTCATGGTTTAAAATCATTCATCACACTGAAGGTTCCCCTTCTTAAGCCAAcccatgtccaggcccgtctgaagtttgccagggACCATCTGGATGATCCAGAGTCATGGGAGAAAGTCctgtggtcagatgagaccaaaataaaactttttggtCTAAACTCCATTGTTGGGGtttggaggaagaagaaggatgAGTCTCATCCCGATAATACCATCCTACAGTGAAGCATgagggtggaaacatcatgctctgggctgtttttctgcacagGGGACAGGACCACTGCACTGTATTAAGGAGAAGATAAACGGGGACATGGATTGTGAGATTTTGGGCCAAAACGTCCTTCCCTCAGTCAGAGCATTGAAGATGGGTTCTGGCTGggtctttcaacaagacaaagACCTGAAGCACTCAGccaggaaaaccaaggagtggctccgtaagagGCATTTCAAGGTTCTGGAGTGGCCTCACTAGTCTCCAGACCTCTGTCcaatagaaaatctgtggatgGAGTTAAAAGTCTGTGTTGGCCCAAAACATGACAGATCTACAGAAGATCTGTGTGGAGGAGTGGGTCAAAAGACCTTCTTcaatgtgtgcaaacctggtgaaGAACTACAGGAACTGTTTGGCCGCTGTAATTGTTAACAAAGGCAATATTAATATAGTTTGACTCAAGtgttcaaatacttattttacaaagaaatatacaaaaaacttgTTATAAAATCATACAATGTGATTTCTGGAATTTTCTTTTAGATTACGTCTCTCACAGTGGACATGTACCTATGATGAAAATTTCAGACCCCTCCATGATTTGTAAGTGGGAGAACTCGCAAAATAGCAGGGTGTTCAAATACTTACTTTCCTCACTGTatgtaataaatatatataataaaatttttattattttttttgctagAAAAATCTATCAATGACAATGAAGAAATATTAACTTCTGTGACTTCTGATTTGCCTCACTTCTCCGAGACTGCAGCTCAAGGTACATTTTCAATGTTGTACTCAAAGTTTGCCCAACATATCTTATGTAATGAGCTGGGATCTGTGAGTTAGTCCTGTTCAGAGACAAATCCAGTGAAATGTGCAGTAACGTATTTTAACAGCGCACATCACGTATGATAACGATGCTCTCTTGTTTCATTAATGCCACTTGCATCTCTGTTTTtcattgcattaaaaatgaaatcagacTTTACTATTAACACTACTATGCTGATTACGATAACCTGGGATTGTGTATAGAACAATATTACTAACCATCAGTACATTTTTACATGGTCGATTGTTAGTTGTTCCATTCCTTATTGTGACACTAATGCTTTATGACTAGTATTTTGATGCTTCATCAGTTTTGGCCAAGCAAGATTTGGCCTGTACAAAATCTACATCATTTCCCAGTAAACTTATTACCCAAGGTATTGTTGACTTCATCCAGTTCAGCAGCACTGCCATGTGTATAGTTATTATAATAGAACTGGCTGTCACTGTCCCCTCTGTGCCCATGGTGTTTGATTGGTAGGCAGAAAGCCTCTTTAAGCCCATACATTTatactgtgcaatatttttttagATGACCAGGGGAATGATGCCTGTGTGACTTCTGGTTCACCTCCTGTCCCTGACTCAGTTACTAAAGGTATGATACAAATCAGATGCCATGTCCATCACTAGGCACTATGTGCAGTCAACACCAACATCATGTGGTTAGACATTATATAACATATAAAGAAGCTGaatgtattttgtgtttacCAAGCAGTGTGATGAACTATCATGTTAATGAAAACAATCAAACTTTAAATTTTATCAGGTCTACAGTCTATTTATTATCACACACAATTTGTTTAGACAAGTACCAGCttgttttcacagttttgaaCACCATCTCTACCTACAAGTGCATCTCACATGATCTTTTTAAACttcaaatttgttttgttttattgaacAGGTTTACGTGTTTCAGCAAGGCGGTGTGTGAAGAGACCATGGTCTGAGGAGGAGATAGGAGCGGTGATGAAACATATGAAGCCTTTTATTGAAAACGGTATCACTGTCACCAACCAGCAGTGTCTGAAGTGCAAAGAAAAGGAACAACCTATCTTGGAGACGAGATCTATTCAAAACATTCGAGATTTTGTGCGCAACAGAGGActggcctttaaaaaaaaataaataaatgttaaacactaaaTGCACTTTTTTACAGTCTGAGCCTTTACCTTTCTGGGCCTGATTTCAAGGTTAGTGTTCTCCATTCAAAAAGTATGTAGTTGACTTCACTGTGCTCACaggcagtgttttgttttgatgtgtggtTAGCCTGAGTCTTTTAATGCCAggattcacttttattttccttcaatAATTGTTACAACGCTGTCCTTTTAAGGAATTGATTATTGAgttggttatattaaatatagttCAGTAATTCAACAAATGTGTTGTGTGTTGATATAAGTCTTATGTATAAGTCATGGTGTCAGCCCGACTCACCCCTGGTGTGCAAAGGTGCTGTTTTATTGGTCAGCCACTCAGTGCCAGTTTCTTCAGGACAATGAAAAACTCTATAATACATAGTTTGTTCTAGTTGATGCAAGCACTGTTGTGTTATGCTTCTAGTTGTTTTAATGACACTTTGACCACCTGTTAGTAGATCACAACAGATATGATCTGTGGTGTTTTATGTAAGCTTGTATGTCAGATTGTAATGCTCATCagaaaaaaccaaaatatagtctttttattatttttttaatttattcatccatccatccatcttcaacCGCTTATCcgaggccgggtcgcgggggcagcagcctaagcaaatttattcaattttaCTATAATGATGTATCAGTCACAGTCTTATAATACACCTTCTTTTCTAAGAAGGTTATACTTAGTGCATGTGTGAGTATATGTATAGTGAACTGGCTTTACACACCATGTGTCCTTTTAAACCAGATttactcagagtgtgtgtgtgtgtacagtagaCTGGCTTTACACACCATGTGTCCTTTTAAACCAGATttactcagagtgtgtgtgtgtgtgtgtgtacagtagaCTGGCTT
This window contains:
- the LOC134628639 gene encoding uncharacterized protein LOC134628639 encodes the protein MTVKNFEDRDMSKLNDDISSGLTEVEKRLCQQFARVELKGKKGRKVAVILTSDMTDNLSLLVSKRKECGVSENNMYLFAIPCSDGHYRGQFGQFADACGAEHPQNLRSTNLRKQIATISQVMNLKDNELDQLADFLGHDIRVHREYYRLPQSTIQLAKISKLLMAMEKGSVKDIQGKTLDEIGDDIDGMATGSQQLPDASTLREKSINDNEEILTSVTSDLPHFSETAAQDDQGNDACVTSGSPPVPDSVTKGLRVSARRCVKRPWSEEEIGAVMKHMKPFIENGITVTNQQCLKCKEKEQPILETRSIQNIRDFVRNRGLAFKKK